One Glycine max cultivar Williams 82 chromosome 4, Glycine_max_v4.0, whole genome shotgun sequence DNA segment encodes these proteins:
- the LOC121174735 gene encoding classical arabinogalactan protein 9-like yields MAVEAQTGGPRSFPQLIQPTTVGAPPPVTSTAPVFVAPSLMMPPSMIQAPPKPQQLPASSAPIASIPLPHPYGAGLTQPINMDILRNMAALYQQQMSQNNHQALMSSCMSQPHLEQGR; encoded by the exons ATGGCAGTAGAAGCCCAAACTGGTGGCCCAAGGTCATTTCCCCAACTCATTCAACCAACAACAGTTGGAGCTCCACCACCTGTCACTTCCACTGCCCCCGTGTTTGTTGCCCCTTCCTTGATGATGCCACCTTCCATGATTCAAGCACCTCCAAAGCCCCAGCAATTACCTGCATCCTCAGCCCCCATTGCCTCAATTCCTTTGCCTCATCCATATGGTGCTGGTCTCACCCAA CCAATTAACATGGATATCCTCAGAAACATGGCAGCACTTTATCAGCAACAGATGAGTCAGAACAATCATCAAGCCTTAATGAGCAGCTGCATGTCCCAACCACACCTTGAGCAAGGCCGTTGA